One Candidatus Hinthialibacter antarcticus DNA window includes the following coding sequences:
- a CDS encoding DUF1232 domain-containing protein: MIRSRFGRVFDLAKGRNPMTVLRFILHLPNFVRLSFRLLGDPRVPLHLKLFCYGAIAYVILPFDLLPDLAMFGFGYVEDVVLVYLAFNKLMTDSPQEVIQQHVQAISENR; this comes from the coding sequence ATGATTCGTTCTCGCTTTGGCCGCGTGTTTGATCTCGCCAAAGGGCGCAACCCGATGACGGTGTTGCGCTTTATTCTTCACCTGCCCAATTTTGTGCGCCTGTCGTTTCGCCTGTTGGGCGACCCGCGGGTGCCGCTGCATCTCAAGTTGTTCTGCTATGGCGCGATTGCCTACGTCATCCTGCCGTTTGACTTGCTGCCTGACCTCGCCATGTTTGGCTTTGGATACGTCGAAGACGTGGTCTTGGTTTATCTCGCCTTTAATAAGCTGATGACCGACTCTCCCCAAGAGGTCATCCAGCAACACGTCCAGGCCATTAGCGAAAATCGGTGA
- a CDS encoding polymer-forming cytoskeletal protein translates to MSDFSFTEDDLETPIGDDGDLEEAEENPSRLGADVEMQGRLLVRRSLDMAGEYKGNLVSNSTVRILPTGKLNGDIDAFNVIVEGEAHVKMLARKKLEILKGGKFVGDLQIQPEVIVLSEFASFGKDDASADEFYKEYARKDPADKTKNAKKS, encoded by the coding sequence ATGTCGGACTTTTCGTTTACTGAAGACGATCTTGAAACCCCAATCGGAGACGACGGCGACCTGGAAGAGGCCGAAGAGAACCCCTCCCGCCTTGGCGCCGACGTTGAGATGCAAGGCCGCCTGTTGGTGCGCCGCTCGCTCGATATGGCGGGCGAATATAAGGGCAACCTGGTCTCGAACAGTACGGTCCGCATTCTGCCCACCGGGAAACTCAATGGCGACATTGATGCGTTCAACGTCATCGTCGAAGGCGAAGCCCATGTAAAAATGTTGGCGCGCAAAAAGTTAGAGATTCTCAAGGGGGGAAAATTCGTGGGCGACTTACAAATACAGCCCGAAGTGATTGTCCTCTCCGAGTTCGCTTCGTTCGGCAAAGACGACGCCTCCGCTGACGAGTTTTATAAAGAATACGCTCGCAAAGATCCCGCCGACAAAACAAAAAACGCCAAAAAATCGTAG
- a CDS encoding Uma2 family endonuclease, whose product MALAKKNEKYTIHDYFSWDDGERWELIGGFIYNMTPAPRLRHQDVVLNFGSVLNRMLKGQTCKPFVAPTDVVLSDEDVVQPDVLVVCDPKKMEGDRIEGAPDFIAEVLSPSTAAKDRREKRALYEAHGVKEYWLVDPDARLAERYLLKKGKYGVSEVLLPDQTVDLPSLKGVSVALIEIFGEEEPKKPVNGPPKA is encoded by the coding sequence ATGGCGCTGGCGAAGAAAAACGAAAAATACACCATCCACGATTATTTCTCATGGGACGACGGCGAACGCTGGGAACTCATCGGCGGGTTCATCTATAACATGACCCCTGCGCCTAGGCTGAGACATCAGGACGTAGTCTTAAACTTTGGTTCTGTACTCAATCGAATGTTAAAAGGCCAAACATGCAAACCATTTGTTGCGCCGACGGATGTTGTCTTGTCTGACGAAGATGTTGTCCAGCCGGACGTGCTTGTTGTATGCGACCCCAAAAAAATGGAAGGCGACCGCATCGAAGGCGCGCCCGATTTCATCGCCGAAGTGCTCAGCCCATCCACCGCCGCCAAAGACCGCCGCGAGAAACGCGCACTCTATGAAGCCCACGGCGTGAAAGAATATTGGCTAGTTGATCCTGATGCGCGACTGGCTGAACGCTATCTGCTCAAAAAAGGCAAGTACGGCGTGAGCGAAGTCCTGCTGCCCGACCAAACCGTTGATCTGCCGTCGCTCAAAGGCGTTTCGGTTGCGTTGATCGAAATCTTTGGCGAAGAAGAACCCAAGAAGCCCGTCAACGGTCCGCCCAAAGCCTGA
- a CDS encoding sigma-54 dependent transcriptional regulator, which translates to MVTDPLLGKSTILIVDDEEDVHYSFGRFLSPLQCTLLKATSGEEALEVLKYETPDLIIMDIKMGGMDGLSTLKEVNKLHHQSPVIMMTAFSTTTAAIEATRLGAFDYVLKPFDPPKMMEVIQSALSTRRMMQKSVVWGANEGMAVDDDVLIGNASAMQEVYKLIGKVADSDALVLITGESGTGKELVARAIYSHSQRKNQIFLPVNCAAIPETLLESELFGHEKGSFSGAHERRIGKFEQARNGTIFLDEIGELSMVTQGKLLRVLQDQNFQRVGGKEFIQSNARVIAATNCSLAAMVKDNKFREDLYYRLQVVTIQLPALSERRSDIPLLARYFAKRAGFETLPLSKEAEEFLMNHEWPGNVRELENSIQRALLLSRGSVITIDHLHAQGGARDKSGENGPASHEVREGLDYALDQLWSQIISQQQSRSIKVYQWLETELAKRAMTETSGNQVKSAKLLGISRNTLRQRLGL; encoded by the coding sequence ATGGTTACCGATCCATTGCTGGGAAAGTCAACGATCTTAATTGTTGACGATGAAGAAGACGTTCATTATTCCTTTGGCCGCTTTTTGTCGCCGTTGCAGTGCACGCTGCTCAAGGCGACCTCCGGCGAGGAAGCCCTCGAAGTGCTCAAATATGAGACGCCTGATTTGATTATTATGGATATCAAAATGGGCGGCATGGATGGGCTGTCTACGCTCAAAGAGGTCAACAAACTTCATCATCAATCGCCGGTGATTATGATGACGGCCTTCTCGACCACCACGGCGGCGATTGAAGCCACCCGTCTGGGCGCGTTTGATTATGTGTTGAAGCCGTTTGATCCTCCCAAGATGATGGAGGTCATTCAGTCGGCGCTTTCTACCCGCCGCATGATGCAGAAGTCGGTGGTTTGGGGCGCCAATGAAGGCATGGCGGTCGACGATGACGTGCTCATCGGCAATGCGTCGGCCATGCAAGAGGTTTATAAACTCATCGGCAAAGTCGCCGACAGCGACGCGCTGGTGTTAATCACAGGCGAAAGCGGGACGGGGAAAGAACTCGTGGCCCGCGCCATCTATAGCCACAGCCAGCGCAAAAACCAAATCTTTCTGCCAGTCAATTGCGCCGCCATCCCCGAGACGCTGCTCGAAAGCGAGTTGTTCGGGCATGAAAAAGGCTCGTTCTCGGGCGCCCACGAACGCCGCATCGGCAAGTTTGAACAAGCCCGCAACGGCACCATTTTTCTCGATGAAATCGGCGAACTCAGCATGGTGACCCAAGGCAAACTGTTGCGGGTGTTGCAAGACCAAAACTTCCAGCGCGTCGGCGGGAAGGAATTCATTCAATCCAACGCCCGCGTGATCGCCGCGACCAATTGCAGCCTTGCCGCGATGGTGAAAGACAACAAATTTCGCGAAGACCTCTATTACCGCTTGCAGGTCGTCACCATTCAATTGCCGGCGCTGAGCGAACGCCGCAGCGACATCCCATTGCTAGCGCGCTATTTCGCCAAACGGGCGGGGTTCGAGACGCTGCCGCTGTCGAAAGAAGCCGAAGAATTTTTAATGAACCACGAATGGCCGGGCAATGTGCGCGAGTTGGAAAATTCGATCCAGCGCGCCTTGTTGTTGTCGCGCGGCAGCGTGATTACTATCGACCATCTGCACGCCCAAGGCGGCGCCCGCGACAAGAGCGGCGAGAACGGCCCCGCTTCGCATGAAGTACGCGAGGGGCTGGATTATGCGCTCGACCAATTGTGGAGCCAGATCATTTCACAGCAGCAGAGCCGCTCGATTAAAGTGTATCAATGGTTGGAAACCGAACTGGCTAAGCGCGCCATGACAGAGACCAGCGGAAACCAGGTCAAATCCGCCAAGCTGCTGGGCATCTCGCGCAATACCCTGCGGCAGCGTCTGGGGCTATAA
- a CDS encoding MoxR family ATPase yields the protein MSIEQRTEQFRNQFMRLREEVGKVVVGADEIVEGSLICIFAGGNALLEGVPGLGKTLLVRTLSQALDLKFSRIQFTPDLMPADIVGTNVIDQNDSGRREFRFEAGPIFANVVLADEINRATPKTQSALLEAMQEHRVTSGGHTYTLEQPFVVLATQNPLEMEGTYPLPEAQLDRFMLKLIVEYPSREELTEVLVRTTDKVEFTPEKIMDGATVNEMRALCREVPIASHVRDFAVRCILATHPGGEFATDMTNRFVRYGSSPRGAQALILAGKIRALLDDRYNVSFDDLRSSIKQALRHRLILNFEGEAEGITADRILDDVLEKVQPVEKAAAV from the coding sequence ATGAGCATTGAACAACGGACGGAGCAGTTCCGAAATCAATTTATGAGATTGCGGGAAGAAGTCGGCAAAGTGGTGGTCGGCGCCGATGAAATCGTCGAAGGTTCATTGATTTGCATTTTCGCGGGCGGCAACGCGCTGCTCGAAGGGGTTCCCGGCCTGGGCAAGACGCTGCTGGTGCGTACGCTGAGCCAGGCGCTCGACCTGAAATTCTCACGCATCCAGTTTACGCCCGACCTCATGCCTGCTGACATCGTCGGCACCAACGTCATCGACCAGAATGATTCCGGGCGTCGCGAATTCCGTTTTGAAGCAGGCCCCATCTTCGCGAACGTGGTTCTCGCAGACGAAATCAACCGCGCCACCCCGAAAACCCAATCGGCGCTGCTGGAAGCCATGCAGGAACACCGCGTCACCTCCGGCGGGCATACCTACACCCTCGAACAGCCGTTCGTGGTGCTGGCGACCCAAAATCCGCTGGAAATGGAAGGCACCTATCCGCTGCCCGAAGCGCAACTCGACCGCTTTATGTTGAAGTTGATTGTTGAATATCCCAGCCGCGAAGAACTCACCGAAGTTCTGGTTCGAACCACTGATAAAGTGGAATTCACGCCCGAAAAAATTATGGACGGAGCAACGGTCAATGAAATGCGCGCCTTGTGTCGCGAGGTGCCGATTGCGTCGCATGTGCGCGATTTCGCGGTGCGCTGCATTCTGGCGACCCATCCCGGCGGCGAGTTCGCCACCGACATGACCAACCGTTTTGTGCGATACGGTTCCAGCCCGCGCGGCGCCCAGGCGCTGATTTTGGCGGGCAAGATTCGCGCGCTGCTCGATGACCGCTACAACGTCAGTTTTGACGACCTGCGCTCGTCGATCAAACAGGCGTTGCGCCACCGTTTGATTCTCAACTTTGAAGGCGAGGCCGAGGGGATCACCGCCGACCGCATATTGGACGATGTCCTCGAAAAGGTGCAGCCAGTCGAGAAAGCGGCGGCAGTCTAA